The proteins below come from a single Blattabacterium cuenoti genomic window:
- a CDS encoding HIT family protein translates to MRNNIFIDIIKNKIPCYKIAEDADHISFLDISPLKIGHTLVIPKNIYRDKIFSIPEKNFISIMIFSRKVAIGIEQAINCNRVGVFIMGFEIPHIHVHLIPMDQESDADFSKKRINLSTKKFNYLSKKISNYINL, encoded by the coding sequence ATGAGAAATAATATATTTATTGATATAATAAAAAATAAAATTCCTTGCTATAAAATAGCAGAAGATGCTGATCATATATCTTTTTTAGATATTTCTCCATTAAAAATCGGACATACCCTAGTTATTCCAAAAAATATTTATAGAGATAAAATTTTCTCTATTCCAGAAAAGAATTTTATTTCTATAATGATTTTTTCTAGAAAAGTTGCAATAGGAATAGAACAAGCTATTAATTGTAATCGAGTTGGAGTATTTATTATGGGATTTGAAATTCCTCATATTCATGTTCATTTAATTCCAATGGATCAAGAATCTGATGCTGATTTTTCAAAGAAAAGAATAAATTTATCTACAAAAAAATTTAATTATTTATCAAAAAAAATAAGTAATTATATAAATCTATAA
- a CDS encoding ATP-dependent helicase — protein sequence MEINFPNLNKIQKKIIKTIDGSILVIAGAGSGKTRVITYRIIHMINNLGIKPENILALTFTKKSSKEMKDRIYNIIQDKSIINKLTIGTFHSIFSKILRKESDFIKISSNYTIYDQKNSENIIKNILEDLNLDKLFKIKDILKIISNYKNNLFFSKKKINLKEPLKNIYDIYIKKCYISQSLDFDDILLYTNYLFYRFPNILEKYQNIFKYILIDEYQDTNLSQNNIIKFLYKKHKNIFAVGDDAQSIYTFRGANISNILNFHIEYPKSKIFYLEQNYRSTNYIVQAANNIISFNKSQIQKKTWTDNENGEKIRIYCASSDKEEAQYIVNSINIIIKYKQYKYKDFAVFYRTNYQSYIIEYVFKKNKIPYKIYGNISLDKRKEVRDLLSYLKIVINPNDQESLLRILKNKISNKKIINFLLKLTSKNNNIFNIINKIESYNEIKINSKKIKNIKNIFNIIEKLHLKIEEKNAYEIIKNIIHLILSQKKNSHDKNKLENNQLYHFFLQESKSNKNIHLSEFLQNFYFEEIEQKIKIDNKNTNDDKNNKVSLMTVHLSKGLEFYVTFITGLEENIFPSKSKMNLKNSLKQIEEERRLFYVAITRAKKITFLTYAKSRFIWGRKKINPPSRFIKEINKNLISFETKISDHINNFTHKKKSLKEINNQYNFNSNLNIFKKGYKVFHPKFGEGIILFLQKKNTIATIKFKQFGEKKILLSLNKLIVT from the coding sequence ATGGAAATAAATTTCCCAAATTTAAATAAAATTCAAAAAAAAATAATTAAAACTATTGATGGATCTATATTAGTAATTGCAGGAGCTGGATCAGGTAAAACTAGGGTCATAACATATCGTATTATACATATGATCAATAATTTAGGAATAAAACCTGAAAATATATTAGCATTAACTTTTACAAAGAAATCTTCAAAAGAAATGAAAGATCGTATATATAATATAATACAAGATAAATCAATAATAAATAAGTTAACAATAGGGACATTTCATTCTATTTTCTCTAAAATATTAAGAAAAGAATCAGATTTTATTAAAATTAGTTCAAATTATACTATTTATGATCAAAAAAACTCAGAAAATATAATAAAAAATATATTAGAAGATCTAAACTTAGATAAGTTATTTAAAATAAAGGATATATTGAAAATAATATCTAATTATAAAAATAATTTATTTTTTTCAAAAAAAAAAATAAATCTTAAAGAACCTTTAAAAAATATATATGATATTTATATAAAGAAATGTTATATATCTCAATCATTAGATTTTGACGATATATTATTATATACTAATTATCTATTTTATAGATTTCCAAATATACTTGAAAAGTATCAAAATATATTCAAATATATTTTGATTGATGAATATCAAGATACTAATCTATCTCAAAATAACATTATAAAATTTTTATATAAAAAACATAAAAATATTTTTGCAGTAGGAGATGATGCTCAAAGCATTTATACTTTTAGAGGTGCTAATATATCAAATATTCTTAATTTTCATATTGAATATCCAAAATCAAAAATATTTTATTTAGAACAAAATTATCGTTCAACTAATTATATCGTACAAGCTGCTAATAATATTATATCATTTAACAAAAGTCAAATCCAAAAGAAAACGTGGACAGATAATGAAAATGGGGAAAAGATCAGAATATATTGTGCTTCTTCAGATAAAGAAGAAGCACAATATATAGTTAACTCTATAAATATTATAATAAAATATAAACAATATAAATATAAAGATTTTGCAGTTTTTTATAGAACAAATTACCAATCTTATATTATAGAATATGTTTTTAAAAAAAATAAAATTCCATATAAAATATATGGAAATATATCATTAGATAAAAGAAAAGAAGTAAGAGATTTATTATCATATTTAAAAATTGTAATAAACCCTAATGATCAAGAGTCATTATTAAGAATTCTTAAGAATAAAATATCTAATAAAAAAATAATTAATTTTTTATTAAAATTAACATCCAAAAATAATAATATCTTTAATATTATTAATAAAATTGAATCTTACAATGAAATAAAAATCAATTCTAAAAAAATTAAAAATATTAAAAATATTTTTAATATTATTGAAAAACTTCATTTAAAAATAGAAGAAAAAAATGCATATGAAATAATAAAAAATATAATTCATTTAATTCTTTCACAAAAGAAAAATAGTCATGATAAAAATAAGTTAGAAAATAATCAATTATATCATTTTTTTTTACAAGAATCTAAGTCCAATAAAAACATTCATTTATCTGAATTTTTGCAGAATTTTTATTTTGAAGAAATAGAACAAAAAATAAAAATAGATAATAAAAATACGAATGATGATAAAAATAATAAAGTTTCATTAATGACCGTACATTTATCAAAAGGACTAGAATTTTATGTGACTTTTATCACTGGATTAGAAGAAAATATTTTTCCATCCAAATCAAAAATGAATTTGAAAAATTCATTAAAACAAATAGAAGAAGAACGACGATTATTTTATGTAGCTATAACTAGAGCAAAAAAAATAACATTTTTAACATATGCTAAATCAAGATTTATATGGGGAAGAAAAAAAATAAATCCACCTAGTCGATTTATTAAAGAAATAAATAAAAATTTAATTTCTTTTGAGACTAAAATCAGTGATCATATTAATAATTTTACTCATAAAAAAAAATCTTTAAAAGAAATAAATAATCAATATAATTTCAATTCAAATTTAAATATTTTTAAAAAAGGATACAAAGTTTTCCATCCCAAATTTGGAGAAGGAATTATATTATTTTTACAGAAAAAAAATACAATTGCTACTATAAAATTTAAACAATTTGGAGAAAAAAAAATTTTATTAAGCTTAAATAAACTTATTGTTACCTAA
- a CDS encoding alpha/beta fold hydrolase, whose amino-acid sequence MNNNIYSRNNFQLFMNVENQKIPTLIFIHGFMGNSKIWKYLFNNLYKYYKIIIVDLPGHGKSKISSNDVDLTIDNIADDVIKWILIKKYIKKAIFIGHSMGGYVALSIAKKIPEIFSGLCLLHSTAESDNYQKKKNRINSIKLINKNFEFFISENVKKWFNPKKINSLKKELEFTKKIALSTPINVITSLSIGMTKRKNRISVLRNTSFPKLYIIGKYDLILDKNKIYKEINLGYRTSSVEISTGHMAHLESPKEITKILKKFVSICSI is encoded by the coding sequence ATGAACAACAATATTTATTCAAGGAATAATTTTCAATTATTTATGAATGTTGAAAATCAAAAAATTCCTACATTAATTTTTATTCATGGATTTATGGGGAATTCAAAAATATGGAAATATTTATTTAATAATTTATATAAATATTATAAAATTATTATAGTTGATCTCCCTGGTCATGGAAAAAGTAAAATCTCATCAAATGATGTTGATTTAACTATAGATAATATAGCAGATGATGTAATTAAATGGATTTTGATTAAAAAATATATAAAAAAAGCAATATTTATCGGTCATTCTATGGGAGGATATGTTGCTTTATCTATTGCAAAAAAAATTCCAGAAATATTTTCGGGATTATGTTTATTGCACTCCACTGCAGAATCTGATAATTATCAAAAAAAAAAAAATCGAATAAACTCAATAAAATTAATAAATAAAAATTTTGAATTTTTTATTTCTGAAAATGTAAAAAAATGGTTTAATCCAAAAAAAATTAATTCATTAAAAAAAGAATTAGAATTTACAAAAAAAATTGCATTGTCAACACCTATTAATGTTATAACTTCATTGTCAATAGGTATGACAAAACGTAAGAATAGAATTTCTGTATTAAGGAATACATCATTTCCTAAATTATATATTATAGGAAAATATGATTTAATTTTAGATAAAAATAAAATTTATAAAGAAATAAATCTAGGATATAGAACTAGTTCAGTAGAAATTTCGACAGGACATATGGCACATTTAGAATCTCCTAAAGAAATAACAAAAATTTTAAAAAAATTTGTATCCATTTGCTCTATTTAA
- a CDS encoding ATP-dependent DNA helicase RecG, whose amino-acid sequence MSYNNILQKSLKYLKGLNSKKNFLLKKELNLYTYEDLILFYPKGYLIVSLKRISELSNYNNSFVQIIGKIIKIKEIIKKNKKEKILIALLKDNTGYIELVWFKKINILKSFKKNIIVTVLGRLTKFQDKNQIIHPKIKKINSKDKINSIYPIYKISENLKKKGIKNNFINKLVYNAIKELFNNKNGLKEFIFKNIVNEKNNKLISKKEAIIQIHFPKSIDKLQKAKYSLKFEEFFWLRLFFLRKKNIIVYKKNFLKIGNNFKSFYKNYLPFNLTVDQKNALKEIWSDLKKPIQMNRLLQGDVGSGKTIIAILTILLALDNGFQSCLMAPTEVLAIQHYNYINKMLSKIGINIALLTGSTSSSNRKKIHQMILDGKISILIGTHTLIQKNIIFKNLGLAIIDEQQRFGVEQREAIYKNNKFPHILIMTATPIPRTLAKVIHQNLNISIIKKLPIGRKPIKTLHFWNENKEKVFKIINDQITKGRQIYIVYPTINKGKNQYKNLLIGYQEIIKKFHHLNKNQIGILHGKMNPKEKKLQINNFFQGKTKIMVTTTIIEVGIDIPNVSVILIENANVFGLSQLHQLRGRVGRGIHQSYCILLSEKKINSDGYIRINKMCRINDGLEIAKEDLKLRGGGNLTGTQQSGKNYLFINFFKDYNLIKEVIYTTNKFLEKNSNYTKLQS is encoded by the coding sequence ATGTCCTATAACAATATTTTACAAAAATCTTTAAAATATTTAAAAGGATTGAATTCTAAGAAAAATTTTCTTCTTAAAAAAGAATTAAATCTTTATACATATGAAGATTTAATTCTTTTTTATCCAAAAGGATATCTTATAGTTTCTTTAAAAAGAATATCAGAATTATCTAATTATAACAATTCTTTTGTTCAAATAATAGGAAAAATAATAAAAATAAAAGAAATTATAAAAAAAAATAAAAAAGAAAAAATACTAATAGCTTTATTAAAAGATAATACTGGATATATTGAGTTAGTATGGTTTAAAAAAATAAATATTTTAAAAAGTTTTAAAAAAAATATTATAGTAACTGTTTTGGGAAGATTAACAAAATTTCAAGATAAAAATCAAATTATTCATCCAAAAATAAAAAAAATTAATTCTAAAGACAAAATTAATTCTATATATCCAATCTATAAAATATCTGAAAATTTAAAAAAAAAAGGAATTAAAAATAATTTTATTAATAAATTAGTATATAATGCAATAAAAGAATTATTTAATAATAAAAATGGATTAAAAGAATTTATATTTAAAAATATAGTTAATGAAAAAAACAATAAATTAATATCCAAAAAAGAAGCTATAATTCAAATTCATTTTCCAAAATCTATAGATAAATTGCAAAAAGCAAAATATTCTTTAAAATTTGAAGAATTTTTTTGGTTAAGATTATTTTTTTTAAGAAAAAAAAATATAATAGTATATAAAAAAAATTTTTTAAAAATAGGTAATAATTTTAAATCCTTTTATAAAAATTATTTACCATTTAATTTGACTGTGGATCAAAAAAATGCATTGAAAGAAATATGGAGTGATTTAAAAAAACCAATCCAAATGAATAGATTATTGCAAGGTGATGTTGGAAGTGGAAAAACTATAATTGCCATATTAACAATACTATTAGCATTAGATAATGGATTTCAATCTTGTTTAATGGCCCCTACTGAAGTTTTAGCAATTCAACATTATAATTATATAAATAAAATGCTTTCTAAAATAGGAATAAATATAGCATTATTAACCGGATCTACTTCATCTTCTAATCGAAAGAAGATTCATCAAATGATATTGGATGGAAAAATATCTATTTTAATTGGAACACATACTTTGATACAAAAAAATATAATTTTTAAAAATTTAGGACTTGCAATAATTGATGAACAACAACGATTTGGAGTGGAACAAAGAGAAGCAATTTATAAAAATAATAAATTTCCCCATATATTAATAATGACTGCCACACCTATTCCTAGAACTTTAGCAAAAGTTATTCATCAAAATTTAAATATTTCTATTATAAAAAAATTACCTATAGGAAGAAAACCTATAAAAACTTTACATTTTTGGAATGAAAATAAAGAAAAAGTTTTCAAAATAATAAATGATCAAATTACAAAAGGAAGACAAATTTATATAGTTTATCCAACTATAAATAAAGGAAAAAATCAATATAAAAATTTATTAATAGGATATCAAGAAATAATAAAAAAATTTCATCATTTAAACAAAAATCAAATTGGAATTTTACATGGAAAAATGAATCCTAAAGAAAAAAAATTGCAAATAAATAATTTTTTTCAAGGAAAAACTAAAATAATGGTTACTACTACGATTATAGAAGTAGGAATAGACATTCCTAATGTATCAGTAATTTTGATAGAAAATGCAAATGTTTTTGGTTTATCTCAATTGCATCAATTAAGAGGTAGGGTAGGTAGAGGAATACATCAAAGTTATTGTATATTATTATCAGAAAAAAAAATTAATTCTGATGGATATATTAGAATTAATAAAATGTGCCGAATAAATGATGGATTAGAAATAGCTAAAGAAGATTTAAAATTGCGTGGGGGAGGAAATTTAACAGGAACACAACAAAGCGGAAAAAATTATCTATTTATAAATTTCTTTAAAGATTATAATTTAATCAAAGAAGTTATTTATACCACTAACAAATTTTTAGAAAAAAACTCCAATTATACAAAATTACAATCCTGA
- a CDS encoding 5-formyltetrahydrofolate cyclo-ligase yields MIFQKKIDIRKKYLFYRKYFFTEKNINFFSKKIFFQLKKLPIWNKKYYHIFIPIKKYREINTFIIINFLLKKKSKCVVTIPFLNFYDNSIKNCLFNKKITLKKNKYGILEPIYKKYIPPSCIEIIFIPLLIFDSRGYRIGYGKGFYDRFITKCSNNIIKIGLSIFNPLNNLILDIHKNDLILDIGVTPNKIFFFKNEKI; encoded by the coding sequence ATGATTTTTCAAAAAAAAATTGATATAAGAAAAAAATATTTATTTTATAGAAAATATTTTTTTACTGAAAAAAATATAAACTTTTTTAGTAAAAAAATATTTTTTCAATTGAAAAAATTACCTATATGGAATAAAAAATATTACCATATTTTTATTCCTATAAAAAAATATCGAGAAATAAATACATTTATTATCATTAATTTTTTACTAAAAAAAAAATCTAAATGCGTTGTTACAATTCCATTTTTAAATTTTTATGATAATTCAATAAAAAATTGTCTTTTTAATAAAAAAATCACTTTAAAAAAAAATAAATATGGAATATTAGAACCTATATATAAAAAATATATTCCTCCTTCTTGTATAGAAATAATATTTATTCCTTTATTGATATTTGATTCTAGAGGATATAGAATAGGATATGGAAAAGGTTTTTATGATAGATTTATTACTAAATGTAGTAATAACATTATAAAAATAGGATTAAGTATATTTAATCCTCTGAATAATCTAATTTTAGATATACATAAAAATGACTTGATTTTGGATATAGGTGTTACTCCAAATAAAATATTTTTTTTTAAAAATGAAAAAATTTAA
- a CDS encoding shikimate dehydrogenase family protein yields MKNNEFIKNKFIFGLIGRNIQYSFSREYFIKKFKKEFIKNCDYIIFDIPKIEDVISILNKPFLRGCNVTIPYKIKIFPFLDKIDKEARLIGSINVINIEKNKKIGYNTDILGFKKSFEKFIRIIKDYKYLKALILGTGGASKTVSYVLHKLDIKHKFVSRNSIEDNVLLYNEINKEILDEYKIIINCTPLGTHPNINCCPLIPYQYISNNHIFYDLIYNPSKTLFLKQGEKKGALIKNGLDMLYIQAEYSWKIWNS; encoded by the coding sequence ATGAAAAATAATGAATTTATAAAAAATAAATTTATATTTGGATTAATCGGAAGAAATATACAATATTCTTTTTCAAGAGAATATTTTATAAAAAAATTTAAAAAAGAATTTATCAAAAATTGTGATTATATAATTTTTGATATTCCAAAAATAGAAGACGTTATTTCTATCTTAAATAAGCCCTTTTTAAGGGGTTGTAACGTTACTATTCCTTATAAAATAAAAATTTTTCCTTTTTTGGATAAAATTGATAAAGAGGCTAGATTAATTGGATCTATAAATGTAATTAACATAGAAAAAAATAAAAAAATAGGATATAATACAGATATTTTAGGATTCAAAAAATCTTTTGAAAAATTTATTAGAATAATTAAAGATTATAAATATTTAAAAGCATTAATATTAGGAACTGGTGGTGCTTCAAAAACAGTTTCATATGTTTTACATAAATTAGATATAAAACATAAATTTGTATCCAGAAATAGTATAGAAGATAATGTATTATTATACAACGAAATTAATAAAGAAATATTAGATGAATATAAAATAATTATTAATTGCACCCCTTTAGGTACTCATCCTAATATAAATTGTTGTCCATTAATTCCATATCAATATATATCTAATAATCATATTTTTTATGATCTTATATATAATCCTTCTAAAACACTTTTTTTAAAACAAGGTGAAAAAAAAGGTGCTCTAATTAAAAATGGATTAGATATGTTATATATTCAAGCAGAATATTCTTGGAAAATATGGAATTCATAA
- a CDS encoding FeoA family protein — MNLSELKKGEKGIITGYKNYNFPIKLLELGVLPGIKFEILFISIFNDPLCIKYDQFCLALRKKEAENILVERIK; from the coding sequence TTGAATTTATCTGAATTAAAAAAAGGAGAAAAAGGAATTATAACAGGTTATAAAAATTATAATTTTCCAATAAAGTTATTAGAATTAGGGGTTTTACCGGGGATAAAATTTGAAATACTTTTTATTTCTATATTTAATGATCCGTTATGTATAAAATATGATCAATTTTGTTTAGCATTAAGAAAAAAAGAAGCAGAAAATATTTTAGTTGAACGTATTAAGTAA
- the murA gene encoding UDP-N-acetylglucosamine 1-carboxyvinyltransferase codes for MGIFKIKGGKSLKGKITPQGSKNESLQILCASLLTSDKIRIKNIPEIGDVTCLIKIIKNLGVIVEKNGTGDYTFQSKDINIEYLKTKSFHKKYGNSIRGSIMIAGPILTRFKKVWIPIPGGDRIGRRRLDAHLNGLKSLGADIIHQNEGEYDEYFYLKTRKKILIGRYILMEEASITGTANIIMAATLAKGVTIIYNAACEPYIQQLCNFLNKIGAKITGIGTNLIKVIGVKQLKGGTHTILPDMVEIGSWIGLAAVTSSEIRIKNVNWSNLGIIPNIFKKMGIKIKKEENDIFIPAQKSYEIKKLLNNAILTISDAPWPGLTPDLLSILIVVATQAKGSVLIHQKMFESRLFFVDKLIEMGAQIILCDPHRATIIGLNHQSYLRGAILNSPDIRAGISLLIAALSAKGISIIKNVEQIDRGYENIDERLRKLGAKILRIK; via the coding sequence ATGGGTATTTTTAAAATAAAGGGTGGAAAATCTTTAAAAGGTAAAATAACTCCACAAGGATCAAAAAATGAATCTTTACAAATATTGTGTGCGTCATTGCTAACTTCGGATAAAATTAGAATTAAAAATATTCCAGAAATAGGAGATGTTACATGTTTAATTAAAATCATTAAAAATTTAGGAGTAATAGTAGAGAAAAATGGAACAGGAGATTATACCTTTCAATCAAAAGATATAAATATTGAATATTTAAAAACAAAAAGTTTTCATAAAAAGTATGGAAATTCGATTAGAGGATCTATAATGATCGCAGGACCAATATTAACTCGATTTAAAAAAGTTTGGATTCCAATTCCTGGAGGAGATCGAATTGGACGTAGAAGATTAGATGCCCATTTAAATGGATTAAAATCGTTAGGTGCAGATATTATTCATCAAAATGAAGGGGAATATGATGAATATTTTTATTTAAAAACTAGAAAAAAAATATTAATTGGTAGGTATATTTTAATGGAAGAAGCTTCAATAACAGGAACTGCAAATATAATAATGGCAGCAACTTTAGCTAAAGGGGTAACTATCATATATAATGCTGCATGTGAACCATATATTCAACAATTATGCAATTTTTTGAATAAAATAGGAGCAAAAATAACTGGAATTGGAACTAATTTAATAAAAGTAATAGGGGTTAAACAACTAAAAGGAGGTACTCATACAATACTTCCAGATATGGTAGAAATTGGTAGTTGGATTGGATTAGCAGCTGTTACTTCTTCTGAAATAAGAATAAAAAATGTTAATTGGAGTAATTTAGGAATTATTCCAAATATTTTTAAAAAAATGGGGATAAAAATAAAAAAAGAAGAAAATGATATTTTTATTCCAGCACAAAAATCTTATGAAATTAAAAAATTATTAAATAATGCAATATTAACGATATCAGATGCTCCATGGCCTGGTTTGACTCCAGATTTACTAAGTATACTAATTGTAGTTGCTACTCAAGCAAAAGGAAGTGTTTTGATTCATCAAAAAATGTTTGAAAGTAGATTATTTTTTGTAGATAAATTAATAGAAATGGGAGCACAAATAATATTATGTGATCCTCATAGAGCAACAATAATTGGATTAAATCATCAATCATATTTACGTGGTGCAATATTAAATTCTCCAGATATAAGAGCAGGAATATCTTTGCTTATAGCAGCACTTTCTGCTAAAGGTATCAGTATAATTAAAAATGTAGAACAAATAGATAGAGGATATGAAAATATAGATGAAAGATTAAGAAAATTAGGGGCTAAGATATTAAGAATTAAATAA
- the rseP gene encoding RIP metalloprotease RseP encodes MFLRPLQLIISISLLILVHELGHFVFSKLFGVRVEKFFLFFNPFFSIFKKKIGDTLYGIGWIPLGGYIKISGIRNTNNYIDNHNFYSKSLIKRLLIISGGIIANFVLSIFIFSFFLFKNGDSKLLNKNILYGIEINDLLDQFGLKNGDKILSIDHNKIPYFNEINKHILLGNKIILNRNNKIINLSLSDKKKFFFDKKKINFIVIPRTPPIINFIISNSYAEKYGLKSNDEILSINYIPIMFQDQLKYKIKRFNINNKKIIIGINRNGKFLQKKFFFKKKNILGLSFKNFIELYNIFNIKVNNYSIMESLLNGLKKSEDVFKDQIFFLKNIFQIETKAYKHLGSFLSIAQEFPNYWNWSIFLNLTAYLSIWLAFLNLIPIPSLDGGYIFFIILELIIGKKLSEKISEIFNVFGFIIISLIMIIIMIWDIFKFFHF; translated from the coding sequence ATGTTCTTGCGTCCTTTACAATTAATAATTAGTATATCATTACTAATTTTAGTTCACGAATTAGGTCATTTTGTTTTTTCCAAATTATTTGGAGTTAGAGTAGAAAAATTTTTTTTATTTTTTAATCCATTTTTTTCCATTTTTAAAAAAAAAATAGGAGATACTCTTTATGGAATAGGATGGATTCCATTAGGGGGATATATTAAAATATCTGGAATTAGAAATACTAATAATTATATTGATAATCATAATTTTTATTCTAAATCTTTAATAAAAAGATTATTGATTATTTCTGGGGGAATAATTGCCAATTTTGTTTTATCTATTTTTATTTTTTCATTTTTTTTATTTAAAAACGGAGATTCAAAATTACTTAATAAAAATATTCTATATGGAATTGAAATTAATGATTTATTAGATCAATTTGGATTAAAAAACGGAGATAAAATTTTATCTATAGATCATAATAAAATTCCATATTTTAATGAAATCAATAAACATATTTTATTGGGAAATAAAATAATTTTAAATCGTAATAATAAAATAATTAATCTATCATTAAGTGATAAGAAGAAATTTTTTTTTGATAAAAAAAAAATAAATTTTATTGTAATACCTAGAACACCACCTATTATTAATTTTATAATAAGTAATTCATATGCAGAAAAATATGGATTAAAATCTAATGATGAAATATTATCTATTAATTATATTCCTATAATGTTTCAGGATCAATTAAAATATAAAATAAAACGTTTTAATATAAATAATAAAAAAATTATAATAGGAATAAATAGAAATGGAAAATTTCTACAAAAAAAGTTTTTTTTTAAAAAAAAAAATATTCTGGGTTTATCTTTTAAAAATTTTATAGAATTATATAATATTTTTAATATTAAAGTAAATAATTATTCTATTATGGAAAGTTTATTGAATGGATTAAAAAAATCTGAAGATGTATTTAAAGATCAGATTTTTTTTTTAAAAAATATTTTTCAAATAGAAACAAAAGCTTATAAACATTTAGGAAGCTTTTTATCTATTGCTCAGGAATTTCCTAATTATTGGAATTGGAGTATTTTTTTAAATTTAACTGCATATCTATCTATTTGGTTAGCTTTTCTAAATTTAATTCCTATTCCATCGTTGGACGGAGGATATATTTTTTTTATTATATTAGAATTAATTATAGGAAAAAAATTAAGTGAAAAAATTTCTGAAATTTTTAATGTATTTGGTTTTATAATAATTAGTTTAATCATGATTATTATTATGATATGGGATATTTTTAAATTTTTTCATTTTTAA
- the rpsU gene encoding 30S ribosomal protein S21: MILITTLREGESIEKALKKSKKKFDKTHVLKEIRDKQQYVKPSEYRRNEILRAIHRERMKMKDEK, from the coding sequence ATGATATTAATTACTACTTTAAGAGAAGGTGAATCTATTGAAAAAGCTTTAAAAAAAAGTAAAAAAAAATTTGATAAAACTCATGTTTTAAAAGAGATTAGGGATAAACAACAATATGTCAAACCATCAGAATATAGAAGAAACGAAATATTAAGAGCTATACATAGAGAACGTATGAAAATGAAAGATGAAAAATAA
- the greA gene encoding transcription elongation factor GreA — protein sequence MKKFEYITKEGLKKLKEKIEKLENIERSQISLQIAEARDKGDLSENAEYDAIKEKQILLEMNIAKLKEKLSNARIIDEKKINKTRVSILSTIRLRNLTNGIEQKYTLVPEDEADLKSGKISINTPISLGLLGKQVGDIAHIKLPNNMSLSYEILKIEFNEK from the coding sequence ATAAAAAAATTTGAATATATAACTAAAGAAGGATTAAAAAAATTAAAAGAAAAAATAGAAAAATTGGAAAATATAGAAAGATCTCAAATATCTTTACAAATAGCTGAAGCTAGAGATAAAGGAGACTTATCAGAAAACGCTGAATATGATGCAATTAAAGAAAAACAAATTTTATTAGAAATGAATATAGCTAAATTAAAAGAAAAATTATCTAATGCAAGAATTATAGATGAAAAAAAAATAAATAAAACTAGAGTTTCTATATTATCTACTATTAGATTAAGGAATCTAACTAATGGGATTGAACAAAAATATACTTTAGTTCCTGAAGATGAAGCCGATTTAAAATCTGGAAAAATATCTATTAACACTCCTATATCTTTAGGATTATTAGGAAAACAAGTAGGGGATATAGCACATATAAAATTACCTAATAATATGTCGTTAAGTTATGAAATATTAAAAATTGAATTTAATGAGAAATAA